Within Planococcus citri chromosome 2, ihPlaCitr1.1, whole genome shotgun sequence, the genomic segment TTGCCCAGAAACCAACCACCGACACTCGTGTTTGAAAGCTATGGAAGCAGCTGCTGACCAGCATCCGTGGTTCGGTATCGAACAAGAATACACGTTATTGGATATGGATTACCGTCCTTTCGGTTGGCCAAAAGGAGGTTTCCCCGGACCACAGGTACCTATTTGTGTGCAGCCCATAGACGTTGGGCTAGTCGGCTAATCCATAATGAATTTTGGAAACctttatttacctatatttaCACTCGTTTGAATACTTAGGGACCGTACTATTGCGGCGTAGGCGCTGACAAAGTGTACGCTAGAGAAATCGAAGAAGCTCACTACCGTGCTTGTTTGTACGCTGGTATCAATATCGCCGGTACGAATGCCGAAGTGATGCCTGCTCAGGTgagtctttatttttatttattcgctttttgttttttgttttcttattcCGAACGAACGATTAATTCCAAGTATTGGTTTTCGGTACTTTTTAGTGGGAATTCCAAGTCGGACCTTGCGAAGGTATCTCGATCGGCGATGAATTATGGGTAGCCAGATTTTTGTTACATCGTGTCGCCGAAGAATTCGGAATTGTGGTAACTCTCGATCCTAAACCGATGCCAGGCGATTGGAACGGCGCCGGAGCTCATTGTAATTTCTCCACCAAAGCAATGAGGGAAGCCAACGGTATCATGTAAGTATCCTTCGCTGTTTATCGAGCAGGAATAAAGTAATTGTTGTTCACATTTTGATTGTGTTTTGCGTTTCAATAGCGAAATTGAAAAAGCCATCGACAAATTATCTAAACAACACGTCAGACACATTACCGCTTACGATCCTCACGGAGGCAAAGATAACGAACGTAGATTGACCGGTAAACACGAAACTTCATCGATACACGATTTCTCTGCTGGTAAGTAATCCGCATTTGGGCATAAGAAACAAAATTCCCGATCCTTTTTCAACATTGACCATTTGATAATTGAATCGCTTACTACAAAACCATTTCTCATCTTTTAGGTGTTGCCAATCGTGGAGCTAGTATTAGAATTCCACGTTCTTGCGCCGAAGAAAAGAAAGGCTACTTGGAAGATCGTAGACCAGCGTCGAACTGCGATCCGTACAAGGTAGCCGAAACCATCGTTAGAACCGTTTGCCTGAATGAATAATACATACCTAGGAGTGTAATAAAACATCgcgattttataaaatgttgtaCAAATATCTATACACGTGTACCTTACGCTTTACGTAATCGCGTCGTTTTCGTAgggtatttcaaaattgaaaatttacattataaTGTACTACTTCAAAACATTTTACCTTAAATTTAATGAAACGCATTTTATCGTTTAAGCATAgtcgtaagtaatttttatagtTACCCCGGTTATTTTTACACGTACGCGACAAAAACCGCTGCTAAAAgctacattttttgatttattaatttttttttcaattttttaaaaaaaaatttacgaggtACGAACTAGTTAAAAATATTGGGTTTTTCTTGCTACCGAATAGGAAGCTTCGTCGTGGTTGATTAGGATAATTTGCTAGAAATTTTAACGTCGTTTTCTACACTGTTAAATGGATTATTCCTtgggtgataatttttttttctgtaaaaatggatCAATTGTGTTCAAGATTTGTACTTGTTTTTTCGAAaggtgaatttttataaaaattgtttcaataatttatcGTGTCACAGTGTGGggtctaaaatttcaaataacgCGCCTGTTTTTCTCTGTACGTACATTCTTTACTTTGTTTTACTTACCTTTGTTTTGTTctgttattttgttttctttttttttatttcgtttatatatttttatttattattattatctccatcaaaaaagttgttttataTTAATTTGCGTGATTGTATTCGAACGGTTTTCTGTTCGTCAAAGAATAATTTCGTTCAAAGtgttatattttattattatatagTGTGTGTGTAATTGGTTACGTTATTAATAAAAAAACCaagcaattgaatttttttttttcctcccaggtacatattatttcaaGAGTATCAGTGTGAAGAGTTTCTgtcagtgatggaaaactgatactggtcaaaaagaaaaactgaagcTAAAATCGAAATAAgtaaaattgaaacagaaaaaagcaaaactgaaatttaattcaatttaatcgAAATTTCGAAAGCAGGTACTTACAACGAATTCAAtggaaaccaaaaaatacgtggaattaaaactgaaactaaaaactggaAATGTTGAGAACTTTCATCGTGAAAAAGCACTAGATGACTATAAATTGTGTTTTgatatgaatttcaattttcaaatttatataaaatatcAACCAATATTACACTGACGCAAATCTCTGTGTAGGTAAAGGATATATAATATGTAGATAGGAAAAGTTTcatttaaaacttcaaattgaACCTTCAAACAGGttaggtttcaattttcttcaaaaaagtttgagaaaaacaaaaagaaaactgaaattgaaatgcaaattgcaaaagttttgccatcactggcGAAAACAAAACGCAGTAAATTCCTTTTCGTTCgcagaatttttgcatttcagaatttcagattCAACTTTCAGTTTTCATCTTAGGCATTAGGTAGTTTtgcgttttgcttttttcagtttcacttttcacttttcagttttcatttttcaggttttagtttcaattttattttacctattcCCGTTTCATTTTCTCATAGTCACTGGTCAGTCATTTCTGAATTCTGACTCGATAAATTCGgatcatattttgaaatctgaattttgaaatttttaatttacgagATTTATCAAaggattgaagaaaaaattaaaagcagaTAACGAATAAGAATCGCAGTTCATACCCATTCCCCAAAGTCtcttcaccttttttttttttttggaaaaaatttcactaattataatttattagtttttgtaaaatgtgaAGTAAACTTAActcttcatttttacaaaaaaaaattaaattaaaacaaataagTTGCTCTGATCGGAACTAAATCGGAACCAAAAGATAAAAGTTATGCTTTGTTATTCGGTTTCAGGTATCCGATTCACTACAGTCACAAGTGTCACAATCCAACAAACAATTAATAAcaaagtaaacaaacaaaacaaacaagTGTTTGTTTGGGGCttggttttcattttcggttgggtgtgtttcattttcaaatttatgactaatcttaaatcaaaattgatcattatgCTCTTATTccattaaataatttaaaaactttgaaagatTTTCTCATCTAGTATGTGTAATTCCTCAACATTCCTCTACATATTATTATGACATAGATTATTCAAGTGGTAAAAAATGAAACCCTCTATCATATTTATCGTCTATATCTTATTCGAATGTTATCAACACTCCGCAAGTAAGAATTAATACTaatgtgttttttgatttatatcGTACCTGTATTAATTTCAATCTTCTTTCGAATTACAGGCTTAAGCGTCAAACGCGACAACACGATTACATGGTGCACCGTAAGCAATGAAGAATTCTACAAGTGTGGCAATTTCTCCGAAGCTGTCTACGCCGATAGGAATTTATTTATGCCCTGGACACGGCTTCAGGTGGAATGTATACAGGTAAATGTCGTAAATTTCTCCACCTATTCTCGTAATCTAGTTGTTGAACTTGTCACACGTATAGTATTAATTTATTCTTCTATTCTAGGCTGCGAATAAAGAAGAATGTATGTCCAAATTGAATGAC encodes:
- the Gs2 gene encoding glutamine synthetase, yielding MSNPVLGNSPNAAINKNILARYFQIPIPENKVQAMYIWIDGSGEYVRAKTRTLDFIPKKPSELPIWNYDGSSTGQSSGMNSDMYLYPVAIYPDPFRLGNNKLVLCDTYKHDKKPAETNHRHSCLKAMEAAADQHPWFGIEQEYTLLDMDYRPFGWPKGGFPGPQGPYYCGVGADKVYAREIEEAHYRACLYAGINIAGTNAEVMPAQWEFQVGPCEGISIGDELWVARFLLHRVAEEFGIVVTLDPKPMPGDWNGAGAHCNFSTKAMREANGIIEIEKAIDKLSKQHVRHITAYDPHGGKDNERRLTGKHETSSIHDFSAGVANRGASIRIPRSCAEEKKGYLEDRRPASNCDPYKVAETIVRTVCLNE